From a region of the Paraburkholderia hospita genome:
- the hppD gene encoding 4-hydroxyphenylpyruvate dioxygenase, producing MKVSTWENPVGTDGFEFIEYTAPDPVALGKLFESMGFTAIAKHRHKNVTLYRQGEINFIVNGEPDSFAQRFARLHGPSICAIAFRVQDAAKAYQRALELGAWGFDNKTGPMELNIPAIKGIGDSLIYFVDRWRGKNGAAPNSIGDIGIYDVDFEPIPGANPNPVGNGLTYIDHLTHNVHRGRMQEWAEFYERLFNFREVRYFDIEGKVTGVKSKAMTSPCGKIRIPINEEGSETAGQIQEYLDAYRGEGIQHIALGTDDIYRTVDGLRASNISLLDTIDTYYELVDRRVPNHGEPLDELRKRKILIDGEHDDLLLQIFTENQIGPIFFEIIQRKGNQGFGEGNFKALFESIELDQIRRGVVQDKT from the coding sequence ATGAAGGTTTCTACCTGGGAGAATCCCGTCGGCACCGACGGCTTCGAGTTCATCGAATACACCGCGCCGGACCCCGTCGCGCTCGGCAAGCTGTTCGAGAGCATGGGCTTCACGGCAATCGCGAAGCATCGCCACAAGAACGTGACGCTGTACCGTCAGGGCGAGATCAACTTCATCGTCAATGGCGAGCCCGACTCGTTTGCGCAGCGCTTCGCACGTTTGCACGGCCCTTCGATCTGCGCGATCGCGTTCCGCGTGCAGGACGCGGCAAAGGCGTACCAGCGCGCGCTCGAACTCGGCGCATGGGGCTTCGACAACAAGACGGGCCCGATGGAGCTGAACATTCCGGCCATCAAGGGGATTGGCGATTCACTGATCTATTTCGTCGACCGCTGGCGCGGCAAGAACGGCGCGGCGCCGAACAGCATCGGCGACATCGGCATTTATGACGTCGACTTCGAGCCGATTCCAGGCGCGAACCCGAATCCCGTCGGCAACGGCCTCACCTATATCGATCACCTGACGCATAACGTCCATCGCGGACGCATGCAGGAATGGGCCGAGTTCTACGAGCGGCTGTTCAATTTCCGCGAAGTGCGCTACTTCGATATCGAAGGCAAGGTAACGGGCGTCAAGTCGAAGGCGATGACGTCGCCGTGCGGCAAGATCCGCATTCCGATCAATGAGGAAGGTTCGGAAACGGCGGGCCAGATCCAGGAATATCTCGACGCGTATCGCGGCGAAGGCATTCAGCACATCGCGCTCGGCACGGACGATATCTACCGCACGGTAGACGGGTTGCGCGCGTCGAACATCTCGCTGCTCGACACGATCGACACCTACTACGAACTCGTCGACCGCCGCGTGCCGAATCACGGTGAACCGCTGGACGAACTGCGCAAGCGCAAGATTCTGATCGACGGCGAACACGACGACCTGCTGCTGCAGATCTTCACCGAGAACCAGATCGGACCGATCTTCTTCGAGATCATCCAGCGCAAGGGCAACCAGGGTTTCGGCGAGGGTAACTTCAAGGCGCTGTTCGAATCGATCGAACTGGATCAGATTCGTCGCGGTGTCGTGCAGGACAAGACCTGA
- a CDS encoding indolepyruvate ferredoxin oxidoreductase family protein, which yields MNAPLDAGQRASLEAALTSVTLDDKYTLERGRAYMSGIQALVRLPMLQQERDQAAGLNTAGFISGYRGSPLGGLDLSLWKAKKHLAAHQVVFQPGVNEDLAATAVWGSQQVNLYPSAKYDGVFSMWYGKGPGVDRSGDVFKHGNSAGSSPHGGVLVLAGDDHAAKSSTLAHQSEHLFKACGLPVLFPSNVQEYLDFGLHGWAMSRYSGLWVAMKCVTDVVESSASVDIDPHRTQIILPTDFAMPEGGLNIRWPDPPLVQEARLLDYKWYAALAYVRANKLDRVEIDSPHARFGIMTGGKAYLDVRQALTDLGLDDETCSRIGIRLYKVGCVWPLEAQGAQAFARGLEEILVVEEKRQILEYAIKEELYNWPDAQRPRVFGKFDEKDGAGGEWSVPMGNWLLPAHYELSPALIAKAIATRLDKFDLPSDVRARIATRVAVIEAKEKALARPRVQAERKPWFCSGCPHNTSTNVPEGSRAMAGIGCHYMTVWMDRSTSTFSQMGGEGVAWVGQAPFTNDKHVFANLGDGTYFHSGLLAIRAAIASKANITYKILYNDAVAMTGGQPVDGVLTVPQITHQLAAEGAKKIVIVTDEPEKYNANVGLAPGITIHHRDQLDDVQRELREIEGTTILIYDQTCATEKRRRRKRGAYPDPAKRVVINEAVCEGCGDCSVQSNCLSVEPLETEYGTKRQINQSTCNKDYSCLKGFCPSFVTVEGGQLRKPQASGVAGDAMPPVPDPEVPAIAKPYGVLVTGVGGTGVVTIGALLGMAAHLESKGVTVLDVTGLAQKGGAVMSHVQIANQPADIHATRIAMGEASLVIGCDSLVTASDECVSRMQAGQTHVVLNSAPTPTAEFIKNPNWRFPGASADADVRAAAGDEQVAAVDANHFAVALLGDAIYTNPFVLGYAWQKGWLPLTHESLVRAIELNAVQVEKNLAAFEWGRRAAHDLAAVRKLAQMQDRFDDGNTANAASSKIVSLHTPKALDTLIDKRAQYLVEYQNEAYATRYRKLIETVRAAETKLDAADGQMLLTEAVAKNLHKLMAYKDEYEVARLYSDPAFVEKLKSNFEGDWKLKFHLAPPATSKKDAHGHLVKKQYGPWMLNAMHVLAKMKFLRGTALDVFGKTEERRTERALIVEYETLVHELVGGLTAEKRALAVELANLPDGIRGYGHVKENNLKGVRAKWTSLLAKWRAPMGGVERHVA from the coding sequence ATGAATGCCCCGCTAGACGCCGGTCAGCGAGCCTCGCTCGAAGCCGCGCTGACTTCCGTCACGCTCGACGACAAATACACGCTTGAACGCGGCCGCGCGTACATGAGCGGCATCCAGGCGCTGGTCCGCCTGCCGATGCTGCAACAGGAACGCGACCAGGCCGCCGGGCTCAATACAGCCGGGTTCATCTCGGGCTATCGCGGATCGCCGCTCGGCGGTCTCGACCTGTCGCTGTGGAAGGCGAAGAAGCATCTCGCCGCGCACCAGGTCGTGTTCCAGCCAGGCGTCAACGAAGACCTCGCCGCCACCGCCGTGTGGGGCTCGCAGCAGGTCAACCTCTATCCCAGCGCCAAATACGACGGCGTGTTCTCGATGTGGTACGGCAAGGGTCCCGGCGTCGACCGTTCGGGCGACGTGTTCAAGCACGGCAACTCGGCCGGTTCGTCGCCACATGGCGGCGTCCTCGTGCTCGCCGGCGACGATCACGCCGCCAAGTCGTCGACGCTCGCGCACCAGTCCGAACATCTGTTCAAGGCATGCGGCCTGCCCGTGCTGTTTCCGTCGAACGTGCAGGAATATCTCGACTTCGGCCTGCACGGCTGGGCGATGAGCCGTTACTCCGGCCTGTGGGTCGCGATGAAGTGCGTGACCGACGTGGTTGAATCATCGGCTTCCGTCGATATCGATCCGCACCGCACGCAAATCATCCTGCCGACCGACTTCGCGATGCCCGAAGGCGGCCTAAACATTCGCTGGCCCGATCCGCCGCTCGTGCAGGAAGCGCGTCTGCTCGACTACAAGTGGTACGCCGCGCTCGCCTATGTGCGCGCGAACAAGCTCGACCGCGTCGAGATCGATTCGCCGCACGCGCGCTTCGGCATCATGACGGGCGGCAAGGCGTATCTCGACGTGCGACAGGCGCTGACCGATCTAGGCCTCGACGACGAAACATGCTCGCGCATCGGCATTCGGCTATACAAGGTCGGCTGCGTGTGGCCGCTCGAAGCGCAAGGCGCGCAAGCTTTTGCGCGTGGCCTCGAAGAAATTCTGGTGGTCGAAGAGAAGCGCCAGATTCTCGAATACGCGATCAAGGAAGAGCTGTACAACTGGCCCGACGCGCAGCGTCCGCGTGTGTTCGGCAAGTTCGACGAGAAGGACGGCGCAGGCGGCGAATGGTCGGTGCCGATGGGCAACTGGCTGCTGCCCGCGCACTATGAACTCTCGCCCGCGCTGATCGCGAAGGCGATTGCAACGCGGCTCGACAAGTTCGACCTGCCGTCCGACGTGCGCGCGCGCATCGCCACGCGCGTCGCGGTAATTGAAGCGAAGGAAAAGGCGCTCGCGCGCCCGCGCGTTCAGGCGGAGCGCAAGCCGTGGTTCTGCTCCGGCTGTCCGCACAACACGTCGACGAATGTGCCCGAAGGCTCGCGCGCGATGGCGGGCATCGGCTGCCATTACATGACCGTGTGGATGGACCGCAGCACCAGCACGTTCAGCCAGATGGGCGGCGAAGGCGTCGCGTGGGTCGGCCAGGCGCCGTTCACCAACGACAAGCACGTGTTCGCCAACCTGGGTGACGGCACGTACTTCCATTCGGGCCTGCTCGCGATTCGCGCGGCGATCGCGTCGAAGGCGAACATCACGTACAAGATTCTCTACAACGACGCCGTCGCGATGACGGGCGGCCAGCCCGTCGACGGCGTGCTGACGGTGCCGCAGATCACACATCAGCTCGCCGCCGAAGGCGCGAAGAAGATCGTGATCGTCACCGATGAGCCGGAGAAGTACAACGCGAACGTCGGTCTTGCGCCCGGTATCACGATTCATCATCGCGACCAGCTTGACGACGTACAGCGCGAACTGCGCGAGATCGAAGGCACGACGATCCTGATCTACGACCAGACTTGCGCGACCGAGAAGCGCCGCCGTCGGAAACGCGGCGCCTATCCCGATCCGGCGAAGCGCGTCGTCATCAACGAAGCGGTCTGTGAAGGCTGCGGCGATTGCTCGGTGCAGTCGAACTGCCTGTCCGTCGAGCCGCTCGAAACCGAGTACGGCACGAAGCGGCAGATCAACCAGTCGACCTGCAACAAGGACTACTCGTGTCTGAAGGGCTTCTGCCCGAGCTTCGTGACGGTCGAAGGCGGGCAATTGCGCAAGCCGCAGGCGTCGGGTGTCGCGGGCGACGCGATGCCGCCCGTTCCCGATCCCGAAGTCCCCGCCATCGCGAAGCCGTATGGCGTGCTGGTGACGGGCGTCGGCGGCACGGGTGTCGTGACGATCGGCGCGCTGCTCGGCATGGCTGCGCACCTCGAAAGCAAGGGTGTCACCGTGCTCGACGTGACGGGCCTCGCGCAAAAGGGCGGCGCCGTGATGAGCCACGTGCAGATCGCGAACCAGCCCGCCGACATCCACGCGACGCGTATCGCGATGGGCGAAGCGAGTCTGGTGATCGGCTGTGATTCGCTCGTGACGGCCAGCGACGAATGCGTGTCGCGGATGCAGGCCGGTCAAACGCACGTCGTGCTGAACAGCGCGCCGACGCCGACCGCGGAGTTCATCAAGAACCCGAACTGGCGCTTCCCCGGCGCAAGCGCCGATGCGGACGTGCGCGCGGCAGCGGGCGACGAGCAAGTCGCCGCCGTCGACGCGAATCACTTCGCGGTTGCGCTACTCGGCGACGCGATCTACACGAACCCGTTCGTGCTCGGCTACGCATGGCAGAAGGGTTGGCTGCCGCTCACGCACGAGTCGCTGGTTCGCGCGATCGAGCTGAACGCAGTGCAGGTCGAGAAGAATCTCGCGGCGTTCGAATGGGGCCGCCGCGCGGCTCACGATCTGGCTGCCGTGCGCAAGCTCGCGCAGATGCAAGATCGTTTCGATGACGGCAACACGGCGAATGCCGCGAGCAGCAAGATCGTTTCACTGCATACGCCGAAGGCGCTCGATACGCTGATCGACAAGCGCGCACAGTATCTCGTCGAGTATCAGAACGAAGCGTACGCGACGCGTTACCGCAAGCTGATCGAAACAGTGCGCGCCGCCGAAACGAAGCTCGATGCCGCTGACGGCCAGATGCTGTTGACGGAAGCCGTCGCGAAGAATCTGCACAAGCTGATGGCGTACAAGGACGAGTACGAAGTGGCGCGTCTCTATTCGGACCCGGCGTTCGTCGAGAAGCTGAAGTCGAATTTCGAGGGCGACTGGAAGCTCAAGTTCCACCTCGCGCCGCCGGCCACGTCGAAGAAGGACGCGCATGGGCATCTGGTGAAGAAGCAGTACGGTCCGTGGATGCTCAACGCGATGCACGTGCTCGCGAAGATGAAGTTTCTGCGCGGCACGGCGCTCGATGTGTTCGGCAAGACGGAAGAGCGTCGCACCGAACGGGCGCTGATCGTCGAGTATGAGACGCTGGTGCATGAACTGGTCGGCGGGCTGACCGCGGAGAAGCGTGCGCTGGCTGTCGAGCTGGCGAATCTGCCGGATGGGATTCGCGGCTACGGCCACGTCAAGGAAAACAACCTGAAGGGCGTGCGGGCGAAGTGGACGTCGTTGCTCGCGAAGTGGCGCGCGCCGATGGGTGGGGTTGAGCGGCACGTAGCATAA
- a CDS encoding NADP-dependent malic enzyme has protein sequence MDEQLKQSALAYHQNPKPGKISVTPTKPLSNQLDLSLAYSPGVAAACMAIFDEPLDAQKYTSRGNLVGVITNGTAVLGLGNIGPLAAKPVMEGKGCLFKKFAGIDVFDIELNESDPDKLVDAIAMLEPTLGGINLEDIKAPECFYIEKKLRERMKIPVFHDDQHGTAIIASAAILNGLKVVGKKLEEVTLVCSGAGAAAIACLDLLVNLGLSKKNVLVVDSKGVIYEGRGNLDPSKERYAANTEARTLADAIKGADVFLGCSSAGVLKPEMVKEMGTQPLILALANPEPEIRPEEAKKVRPDCIVATGRSDYPNQVNNVLCFPFIFRGALDVGATTITEEMKLACVRAIAELAEETDQGDEVAKAYEGHSLEFGPDYLIPKPFDPRLIIKIAPAVAQAAMDSGVATRPIQDMDAYREQLGATVYRTGMVMRPVFAAAKAQPARIVFAEGEDDRVLRAAQFVLLEKIAKPILVGRPSVIEMRLKKMGSKLKCGEDVEIVNPEDDPRYQKSWQAYHEIGAREGVTPEVAKAAMRKFNTLIGAILVHLGDADGMICGLIDTYHEHLKFVEQVLGKAEKVDNFAAMNLLMLPGRNLFISDTYVNEVPTAEQLADMTILAAGEIEKFGIVPKVALLSNSNFGSVPSSSSARMAAARKLIAERAPHLEVDGEMHGDAALSEAVRKAAFPGTTLTGEANLLIMPNVEAANITYNLLKMIGGEGVTVGPFLLGAAKPVHILTPAATVRRIINMTAVASANANVERNVAK, from the coding sequence ATGGACGAACAACTGAAGCAAAGCGCTCTCGCATATCACCAGAACCCGAAACCCGGCAAGATTTCGGTCACCCCGACCAAGCCGCTTTCGAACCAGCTGGACCTGTCGCTGGCGTATTCGCCGGGTGTCGCAGCCGCGTGCATGGCCATCTTCGACGAGCCGCTCGACGCGCAGAAGTACACGTCGCGCGGCAACCTGGTCGGCGTGATCACGAACGGCACGGCCGTGCTGGGTCTCGGCAACATCGGGCCGCTCGCCGCGAAGCCGGTGATGGAAGGCAAGGGCTGTCTCTTCAAGAAGTTCGCCGGCATCGACGTGTTCGATATCGAGCTGAACGAGTCCGATCCCGACAAACTCGTCGACGCGATCGCGATGCTGGAGCCGACGCTCGGCGGCATCAACCTCGAAGACATCAAGGCGCCCGAATGCTTCTACATCGAGAAGAAGCTGCGCGAGCGCATGAAGATTCCCGTTTTCCACGACGACCAGCACGGCACGGCGATCATCGCGTCGGCGGCGATTCTCAACGGCCTGAAAGTGGTCGGCAAGAAGCTCGAAGAGGTCACGCTGGTATGCTCGGGTGCGGGCGCGGCGGCGATCGCCTGTCTGGACCTGCTCGTGAATCTGGGCCTGTCGAAGAAGAACGTGCTTGTCGTCGATTCGAAGGGCGTGATCTACGAAGGCCGCGGCAACCTGGACCCGTCGAAGGAACGCTACGCAGCGAACACCGAAGCGCGCACGCTGGCTGACGCCATCAAGGGCGCGGACGTATTCCTCGGCTGCTCGAGCGCGGGCGTGCTGAAGCCGGAGATGGTCAAGGAGATGGGCACGCAGCCGCTGATCCTCGCGCTCGCGAACCCGGAGCCGGAAATCCGCCCCGAAGAAGCGAAGAAGGTGCGCCCGGACTGCATCGTCGCGACGGGCCGTTCGGACTATCCGAATCAGGTCAACAACGTGCTGTGCTTCCCGTTCATCTTCCGCGGCGCGCTCGACGTCGGCGCGACGACGATTACGGAAGAAATGAAGCTCGCGTGCGTGCGCGCGATCGCTGAACTCGCGGAAGAAACCGATCAGGGCGATGAAGTCGCGAAGGCGTACGAAGGTCACTCGCTCGAATTCGGCCCCGACTATCTGATTCCGAAGCCGTTCGATCCGCGTCTGATCATCAAGATCGCGCCCGCCGTTGCGCAGGCCGCGATGGACTCGGGCGTCGCGACGCGTCCGATTCAGGACATGGACGCGTACCGTGAGCAGCTCGGCGCAACCGTCTACCGCACGGGCATGGTGATGCGCCCGGTGTTCGCGGCAGCGAAGGCGCAACCGGCGCGCATCGTGTTCGCGGAAGGTGAGGACGATCGCGTGTTGCGCGCTGCGCAATTCGTGCTGCTCGAGAAGATCGCGAAGCCGATTCTCGTGGGCCGCCCGAGCGTGATCGAGATGCGTCTGAAGAAGATGGGCTCGAAGCTCAAGTGCGGCGAGGATGTCGAGATCGTCAATCCGGAAGACGATCCGCGTTATCAGAAGAGCTGGCAGGCGTATCACGAGATCGGCGCGCGCGAGGGCGTCACGCCGGAAGTCGCGAAGGCAGCGATGCGCAAGTTCAACACGCTGATCGGCGCGATTCTCGTGCATCTCGGCGACGCGGACGGCATGATCTGCGGTCTGATCGACACGTATCACGAGCATCTGAAGTTCGTCGAGCAGGTGCTGGGCAAGGCGGAGAAGGTGGACAACTTTGCCGCGATGAATCTGTTGATGCTGCCGGGCCGCAATCTCTTCATCAGCGACACGTACGTGAACGAAGTGCCGACGGCCGAACAGCTCGCCGACATGACGATCCTCGCCGCGGGTGAAATCGAGAAGTTCGGGATCGTTCCGAAGGTCGCGTTGCTGTCGAACTCGAACTTCGGCAGCGTCCCGTCGTCGTCTTCGGCACGCATGGCGGCTGCGCGCAAGCTGATCGCCGAACGCGCGCCGCATCTCGAAGTGGACGGCGAAATGCACGGCGACGCCGCGCTGTCGGAAGCGGTGCGCAAGGCCGCGTTCCCCGGCACGACGCTGACGGGCGAAGCGAACCTGCTGATCATGCCGAACGTCGAAGCGGCGAACATCACGTACAACCTGCTGAAGATGATCGGCGGCGAAGGCGTGACGGTCGGTCCGTTCCTGCTCGGCGCGGCCAAGCCGGTGCACATCCTGACGCCGGCCGCGACGGTGCGCCGGATCATCAACATGACGGCTGTCGCTTCGGCGAATGCCAACGTGGAGCGCAACGTCGCGAAGTAA
- a CDS encoding MFS transporter produces MNIAPSTTQAAQDARPGYAARALIASVLGYAMDGFDLLILGFMLPVIAADLHLSSTQAGSLVTWTLVGAVAGGVIFGVLSDYFGRVRMLTWTILIFAVFTGLCALAQGYGDLLAYRTIAGIGLGGEFGIGMTLVAEAWPAAQRARVSSYVGLGWQLGVLAAALLTPLLLPVIGWRGMFALGLLPAVVSFFVRRRVEEPALFTERVARGMRKAPMKLLVADARTIRASVGVVILCSVQNFGYYGLMIWLPTYLSKTFGYSLTRSGLWTAVTVLGMAAGIWLFGVAADRFGRKPAFLFYQAGAVVMVFVYSQLSTPFALLIGGAVMGMFVNGMIGGYGALISELYPTDARATAQNVLFNIGRAVGGFGPVAVGALAARFSFATALGVLASIYLLDILATLFLIPERRGATLE; encoded by the coding sequence ATGAACATCGCCCCTTCTACGACTCAGGCCGCGCAGGACGCCCGTCCCGGCTATGCGGCGCGCGCGCTGATCGCGTCGGTGCTCGGCTACGCGATGGACGGCTTCGACCTGCTGATTCTCGGCTTCATGCTGCCCGTCATCGCTGCCGACCTGCACCTTTCATCGACGCAAGCCGGGTCGCTGGTGACATGGACGCTGGTCGGCGCGGTCGCGGGCGGCGTGATTTTCGGCGTCTTGAGCGACTACTTCGGACGCGTGCGCATGCTCACGTGGACGATTCTCATCTTCGCGGTCTTCACGGGCCTGTGCGCGCTTGCACAAGGTTACGGCGATCTGCTCGCGTACCGGACGATCGCGGGCATCGGGCTGGGCGGCGAGTTCGGCATCGGCATGACGCTCGTTGCGGAAGCTTGGCCAGCGGCACAGCGGGCGCGCGTGTCGTCGTATGTCGGGCTTGGCTGGCAGCTGGGTGTGCTGGCGGCGGCGCTGCTTACGCCGTTACTGCTGCCCGTGATCGGCTGGCGCGGGATGTTCGCGCTCGGGCTGCTGCCCGCCGTCGTGTCGTTTTTCGTGCGGCGGCGCGTCGAGGAACCGGCGCTCTTCACCGAGCGCGTCGCGCGCGGCATGCGCAAGGCGCCGATGAAACTGCTCGTCGCCGACGCCCGCACGATCCGCGCAAGCGTGGGCGTCGTGATTCTGTGCTCGGTGCAAAACTTCGGCTATTACGGCCTGATGATCTGGCTACCCACTTATCTGTCGAAAACCTTCGGCTATTCGCTGACGCGCTCCGGCTTATGGACGGCCGTCACGGTGCTCGGCATGGCCGCCGGCATCTGGCTGTTCGGCGTCGCGGCCGACCGTTTCGGCCGCAAGCCCGCGTTCCTGTTCTACCAGGCGGGCGCCGTGGTGATGGTGTTCGTCTACTCGCAACTGAGCACGCCATTCGCGCTGCTGATTGGCGGCGCAGTGATGGGCATGTTCGTGAACGGGATGATTGGCGGCTATGGCGCGTTGATCTCTGAGCTGTATCCGACCGATGCCCGCGCCACCGCGCAAAATGTGTTGTTCAACATCGGCCGCGCGGTTGGCGGGTTCGGGCCGGTTGCCGTCGGCGCGCTGGCCGCGCGGTTTTCATTCGCGACGGCGCTCGGCGTGCTCGCTTCGATCTATCTCCTCGACATTCTCGCCACGCTCTTTTTGATCCCGGAACGCCGCGGCGCAACGCTCGAATGA
- a CDS encoding orotate phosphoribosyltransferase, whose amino-acid sequence MTGFDRQTISDTTAKMLLEVQAVHFNAEKPYIFTSGWASPVYIDCRKLISYPRVRRGLMEMAEATILRDVGYEQIDAVAGGETAGIPFAAWLSDRLMVPMQYVRKKPKGFGRNAQIEGLLTEGQRVLLVEDLTTDSRSKINFINALRTAGAQVNHCFVLFHYNIFKESVSVLKDIDVDLHALATWWDVLRVAKEQGYFETKTLDEVEKFLHAPAEWSAAHGGATAAPQ is encoded by the coding sequence ATGACAGGCTTCGATCGCCAGACGATCTCCGACACGACCGCCAAAATGCTGCTGGAAGTCCAGGCAGTGCATTTCAACGCGGAAAAACCGTACATCTTCACTTCCGGCTGGGCGAGCCCGGTATATATCGACTGCCGCAAGTTGATTTCGTATCCGCGCGTGCGCCGTGGCCTGATGGAAATGGCAGAAGCGACGATTCTGCGCGACGTCGGCTACGAGCAGATCGACGCCGTCGCCGGCGGTGAAACAGCGGGCATTCCGTTCGCTGCCTGGCTGTCGGACCGCCTGATGGTGCCGATGCAATACGTGCGCAAGAAGCCGAAGGGTTTCGGCCGCAATGCACAGATCGAAGGTCTGTTGACGGAAGGTCAGCGCGTGCTGCTGGTCGAAGATCTGACCACCGACAGCCGCAGCAAGATCAACTTCATCAACGCGCTGCGCACGGCGGGCGCGCAGGTGAACCATTGCTTCGTGCTGTTCCACTACAACATCTTCAAGGAAAGCGTGTCGGTTCTGAAGGATATCGACGTCGATCTGCACGCGCTTGCCACGTGGTGGGACGTGCTGCGCGTCGCGAAGGAACAGGGCTACTTCGAAACGAAGACGCTCGATGAAGTCGAGAAATTCCTGCACGCGCCTGCCGAGTGGTCGGCAGCGCACGGCGGCGCAACGGCGGCACCGCAATAA
- a CDS encoding YbhB/YbcL family Raf kinase inhibitor-like protein, producing MHLRCPVVPPPSSRSCRSLLPFLFVERSRVATLIVFSFALHAGAASADTAFTVTSANLRTGGTVDNAQVFDRGDCKGLNRSPQLNWHNPPDGTRSFAVTMFDPDSPGRGWWHWAVVGIPANVDRLPENASASGFLKNLGAVEARNDFDVDGYGGPCPPPGKPHRYVITVYALNTSNLRLAQGRPSLMFDHEISTATLGYARMTVTYGR from the coding sequence ATGCACTTGCGTTGCCCGGTCGTTCCGCCCCCGTCGTCTCGTTCGTGCCGTTCGTTGCTGCCGTTTCTGTTTGTCGAGCGATCGCGCGTTGCTACGCTCATCGTTTTTTCATTCGCACTTCATGCGGGCGCGGCCTCTGCCGACACCGCGTTCACCGTGACGAGCGCCAACCTTCGCACAGGCGGCACGGTCGACAACGCGCAGGTGTTCGACCGCGGCGACTGCAAAGGCCTTAACCGCTCGCCGCAACTGAACTGGCACAACCCGCCCGACGGCACGCGCAGCTTCGCAGTCACCATGTTCGACCCCGATTCGCCCGGACGCGGCTGGTGGCATTGGGCCGTCGTCGGTATTCCTGCCAACGTCGACCGGCTGCCGGAAAACGCGAGCGCGTCCGGCTTTCTTAAGAATCTCGGCGCCGTCGAGGCGCGCAACGACTTCGACGTCGACGGCTATGGCGGGCCCTGCCCGCCGCCCGGCAAGCCGCATCGCTACGTGATCACCGTGTACGCGCTGAACACGTCGAACCTCAGGCTCGCGCAAGGACGGCCGTCGCTGATGTTCGACCACGAGATCAGCACGGCAACGCTCGGCTACGCACGCATGACCGTCACCTACGGCCGCTAG
- a CDS encoding flavodoxin family protein has translation MSRIIIVYHSGYGHTKKLAEAVLAGTLDGGADARMIAVGELDDAAWAELDTADALIFGAPTYMGGPSADFKKFADASSKPWFAQKWKDKVAAGFTNSGSMNGDKFSTIQYFITLAMQHGMIWAGMGMMPANTKAATRNDLNFIGGFAGLLSQSPADATPDEAPPPGDLDTAKVFGARIAAVTARWKAGQPS, from the coding sequence ATGTCAAGAATCATCATCGTGTATCACAGCGGCTACGGCCATACGAAGAAGCTCGCCGAAGCGGTGCTCGCGGGCACGCTCGACGGTGGAGCCGATGCAAGGATGATCGCGGTCGGTGAACTGGACGACGCGGCATGGGCCGAGCTGGACACGGCCGACGCCCTCATCTTCGGCGCGCCGACCTACATGGGCGGCCCGTCCGCCGACTTCAAGAAGTTCGCCGACGCGAGTTCGAAACCGTGGTTCGCGCAAAAGTGGAAGGACAAGGTGGCGGCGGGCTTCACCAACTCGGGGTCGATGAACGGCGACAAGTTCTCGACGATCCAGTATTTCATCACCCTCGCGATGCAGCACGGCATGATCTGGGCGGGCATGGGCATGATGCCCGCCAACACGAAGGCGGCGACGCGCAACGACCTGAATTTCATCGGTGGCTTCGCGGGCCTGCTCTCGCAGTCGCCTGCCGACGCCACGCCCGACGAAGCGCCTCCACCCGGCGACCTCGACACGGCAAAGGTGTTCGGCGCGCGCATCGCGGCCGTGACGGCGCGCTGGAAGGCAGGACAGCCGTCATGA